From the genome of Triticum aestivum cultivar Chinese Spring chromosome 3B, IWGSC CS RefSeq v2.1, whole genome shotgun sequence, one region includes:
- the LOC123066949 gene encoding uncharacterized protein produces MAGRRQAAWCLVVIALAVTLAVASAQPVQPRVGGPGKKGGKMPPGKFETVTFAKNNKRKYEVACTDNRGPPCVVSCPKTCPNKCLAFCEYCMTFCMCDMFPGTSCGDPRFTGGDGNTFYFHGKKDQDFCIVSDKDLHINAHFIGNHNPDMKRDFTWVQALGVTFVHGGADHRLYVGAKKVVEWDEEEDHVQITLDGVPVEVEAGKNAQWVSRAMPGLSVTRTDTVNTVVVELDGVFSISANAVPITDEDSRIHNYGKTKDSLMHLDLGFKFHTLTNGVDGVLGQTYRLDYISKVNVTAKMPIMGGAPKYLSASLFSTDCAVSSFHRNGDAAIETFAS; encoded by the exons ATGGCGGGGAGGCGGCAGGCAGCCTGGTGCCTGGTGGTCATCGCTCTGGCAGTGACGCTGGCGGTGGCGTCGGCGCAGCCCGTGCAGCCGAGGGTGGGCGGGCCGGGGAAGAAAGGCGGCAAGATGCCGCCGGGCAAGTTCGAGACGGTGACCTTCGCCAAGAACAACAAGCGCAAGTACGAGGTGGCCTGCACCGACAACCGCGGCCCGCCCTGCGTCGTCTCCTGCCCCAAGACCTGCCCCAACAAGTGCCTCGCCTTCTGCGAGTACTGCATGACCTTCTGCA TGTGCGACATGTTCCCGGGCACGTCGTGCGGGGACCCGCGCTTCACGGGCGGCGACGGCAACACCTTCTACTTCCACGGAAAGAAGGACCAGGACTTTTGCATCGTCTCTGACAAGGACCTCCACATCAACGCGCACTTCATTGGCAACCACAACCCTGATATGAAGCGTGACTTCACGTGGGTGCAGGCCCTCGGTGTCACCTTCGTCCATGGCGGCGCCGACCACCGCCTCTACGTGGGTGCCAAGAAGGTCGTCGagtgggacgaggaggaggaccatGTTCAAATCACCCTCGATGGGGTGCCCGTGGAGGTGGAGGCCGGCAAGAATGCCCAATGGGTCTCTAGGGCCATGCCGGGGCTCTCCGTCACTCGCACCGACACGGTGAACACCGTCGTCGTGGAGCTCGACGGCGTGTTCAGCATCTCGGCCAACGCCGTGCCCATCACTGACGAGGACTCCCGGATCCACAACTACGGGAAGACCAAGGACAGCCTCATGCACCTCGACCTAGGGTTCAAGTTCCACACCCTTACTAACGGCGTCGACGGCGTGCTCGGCCAGACCTACCGCTTAGACTACATCAGCAAGGTCAACGTCACGGCCAAGATGCCCATCATGGGCGGCGCGCCCAAGTACCTCTCGGCCAGCCTCTTCTCCACAGACTGCGCCGTCTCCAGCTTCCACCGTAACGGTGACGCCGCCATCGAGACGTTCGCCTCATAA